The Salarias fasciatus chromosome 11, fSalaFa1.1, whole genome shotgun sequence genomic interval GCTCTTTACTACAGCTGATGGTCCAATAAggctgctgacagctgctgcGGTTGACACAGAAGATGCACACTAACCTTTGGTCAGATGTTCATGGTTCACTTTTAGATTAAAATAATTTCTGCCTCATCACCACAGCTACAACAACCATCTGTTTTCCTTCCCTGTTATACTTTCTTATGTAGTCAATAGAACCAAGCCAAAAGGGTAAATTTTACCTAGCAAAGCAAATGTGGCTATTAAACTACTTTCGCTTATCTATTTAAATTCCAATGTCTTAAACagttcacattttaataaaaagtgATAATCCGTCCATTTTCAGGTGCTCATTTTGGAGTTGACGGCAGAGATACGAGGGAAGAACACATAAGCAGAACCATATCCATGACCCCGGTCTACACAGCTGTCCTCCTCTCGTCCAGGCTGGTGGTTTGGGAGTAGACCGATCCAGAGACTCTGTCCTGCGGTAGGAAGACCTTGATCACCTGGCACAGTCTGCACGGAGCCCTGTTGATCAGTCTCAGAAGGTGCATTCTGAATTTCTCCCCGACAAACACGTACAGGAAAGGGTTCAGGCAGCTGTGGAAGTAGGAATTGGCCTCGGTGACTTGCAGGGCCAGCGTGAGTCTCTTGCTGCTCTCGCAGTTTGTGTTGTTGTACAGGAGCTCCATCGCTTTGACGAAGGAAGCGATGTTGTAGGGGACCCAGCAGTAAAAGAAAGCGGCTACCACGAACAGAATGAGGCGGATGGCCTGTTTTTTGGTGGATCTAATGGACAGAAGTTTAAAGATAATCTGGGAATagcagaaacacagaatgaAAATTGGAATTAACAGAcccaaaacattcatttttaaaaggttGAAGATTTTCCAGAAATGGGTGTTGGAAGAATCATATGTGGGTTTGGGATAATCAGGGAAGCAGAACGTAGACAAATTACCATCTGAATTCGTAACAGACTGCTGTTTGAGAAAGATCAATTCAGAGACTGAGACGATAAAACCAGCCACCCATATGACCACAGCTGCAATCAGTCCAAAGATTCGCGTCCGTGCTCTCATCGCATAGACAGCATGCACGATGGCCAAATAACGGTCAAGACTCATGAGGCAAATGAAGAAGATTCCACAGTAAAAGACAATGTAATAAACCCCCAGGACCACCTTACACATCCCGTCCCCAAAGACCCACTGGTCCCGGGCTTGGTGAGCGAGGAAGGGAAAGGtgcagaccagcagcaggtcggcgAGGGCCAAGTTCAGGAGGCACACGTCAGTCATGCTGCGGAGTCGTACCCCGCACGTTAAGATCCAGATGGCCACTGAGTTACCCACGAGTCCAAAGACGAAGAAAATGGCATAGAGGACGGGAAGAAAAGTAGCCCCGTGTCGCTCATATTGACAACTCCCATAGGCATCAAGTTCATCATCGTCGTAGCCGTAATCAGGAGTGGTGCTGAAGGAGAGCAGCGGCACAAAGCTAGGAAGAAACACGGGCAAGTCATCAGTAGACAGTAAGCGATTAAAAACAAGACATGAATTACATTAAGGGCAAGGGAAAAACAATAGCTCAattaaaataccaaaaaaatggtgaaaaatcCATAGAGAACACactaattattattattataatgataaggatatatatattataatacATATAGATCACAATATATATAAATCAGagttaagtctctggatgtgcagggactgtcttggttgacacgtctctgcaacacctcgtggcggtcggggacagtgcctctgaattagcagaccggggtggtggtttTTAAACCGGTGGTTTTTaaaccggagggtgtgctccaactataggagGATCACACTCCTGAGCCTCCCCAggaaagtctatgccagggtactggaaAGGAGGATCCGACCGGCGAACCTCAGATTCAGggggaacaatgcggttttcgtcccggtcgtggaacagtggaccagctctataccctccatagggtgctcgagggttcgtgggagtttgcccaatcAGTCCACATGTgctttgtggatttggagaaggcgttcgaccgcgtccctcatggtgtcttgtggggggtgctccgggaatacggcgtccggggccccttgttaagggccgtccggtctttgtatgactggagtaggactctggtctgcattgccggcagtaagtcggacctgttcccggtgcatgttggactccgtcAGGGCTGCCCTCTTTCACCGATTCTGTTCATAaactttatggacagaatttctaggtgcagccaggggccggaggggtctggttcggggaccacaggatttcatctctgctttttgcagatgatgttgtcctgttggctccgtcgaacccggacctacagcatgtactggggcggttcgcagccgactGTGAAGCgtcagggatgaggatcagcacctccaaatccaaggccatggtcctcaaccggaacaaggtggcttgccctctccgcTGGCCCAAGCGGAGGAGTtaaagtatcttggggtcttgttcacgagtgggggacggatggagcgtgagattgacaggcggatcggtgcagcgactgcagtgatgcggtcgttgtatcggtccgttgtggtgaagaaggagctgaggcaaaaggcaaagctctcgattcaccggtcaatctacgttcccaccctcacctatggtcatgaactttgggtcatgaccgaaaggacaagatcccggatacaagcggctgaaatgagcttcctccgtagggtggctgggcgctcccttagagatagggtgaggagctcagtcaccagggaggagctcggagtagagccgctactcctccacatcgagaggagccagctgaggtggctcgggcacctctttaggatgcctcctcgacgcctccctggggaggtgttacgggcatgtcccaccaggaggagaccccagggaagatCCAGGACACGCTGGAAAGACTATGTCTCGCAGCTGGCccgggaacgccttgggatcctcccagaagagctagaggaagtgtctggggacagggaagtctgggcatccctgctgagactgctacCCCTGCGACCCGGTCCttgataagcggtagaaaatggatggatggatatataaATCATAGGAAGCCCTCTGCCCCCTGTTGAAAACGTTGCCAGCTCACGCTGCCTCAGCAgagcaaaaaagtaaaaaagtgaGAGCTGACAGATCCCACCCTGCTCAGCACCTCTTCAACCTGCTACCATCAGGGAAGAGATTCAGGTCCCATATGAGCAGGACGAA includes:
- the LOC115397376 gene encoding C-C chemokine receptor type 5-like isoform X1; protein product: MGLRLGCISVQQNFSVLQCKPFLSSRLLRVVSPSCEFRFCLHCAAMNDFTGSADSFVLLYLTMTTLTPTASTFGVGDAQSFVPLLSFSTTPDYGYDDDELDAYGSCQYERHGATFLPVLYAIFFVFGLVGNSVAIWILTCGVRLRSMTDVCLLNLALADLLLVCTFPFLAHQARDQWVFGDGMCKVVLGVYYIVFYCGIFFICLMSLDRYLAIVHAVYAMRARTRIFGLIAAVVIWVAGFIVSVSELIFLKQQSVTNSDGNLSTFCFPDYPKPTYDSSNTHFWKIFNLLKMNVLGLLIPIFILCFCYSQIIFKLLSIRSTKKQAIRLILFVVAAFFYCWVPYNIASFVKAMELLYNNTNCESSKRLTLALQVTEANSYFHSCLNPFLYVFVGEKFRMHLLRLINRAPCRLCQVIKVFLPQDRVSGSVYSQTTSLDERRTAV
- the LOC115397376 gene encoding C-C chemokine receptor type 5-like isoform X2 gives rise to the protein MGLRLGCISVQQNFSVLQCKPFLSSRLLRVVSPSCEFRFCLHCAAMNDFTGSADSFVPLLSFSTTPDYGYDDDELDAYGSCQYERHGATFLPVLYAIFFVFGLVGNSVAIWILTCGVRLRSMTDVCLLNLALADLLLVCTFPFLAHQARDQWVFGDGMCKVVLGVYYIVFYCGIFFICLMSLDRYLAIVHAVYAMRARTRIFGLIAAVVIWVAGFIVSVSELIFLKQQSVTNSDGNLSTFCFPDYPKPTYDSSNTHFWKIFNLLKMNVLGLLIPIFILCFCYSQIIFKLLSIRSTKKQAIRLILFVVAAFFYCWVPYNIASFVKAMELLYNNTNCESSKRLTLALQVTEANSYFHSCLNPFLYVFVGEKFRMHLLRLINRAPCRLCQVIKVFLPQDRVSGSVYSQTTSLDERRTAV
- the LOC115397376 gene encoding C-C chemokine receptor type 5-like isoform X3, whose translation is MTTLTPTASTFGVGDAQSFVPLLSFSTTPDYGYDDDELDAYGSCQYERHGATFLPVLYAIFFVFGLVGNSVAIWILTCGVRLRSMTDVCLLNLALADLLLVCTFPFLAHQARDQWVFGDGMCKVVLGVYYIVFYCGIFFICLMSLDRYLAIVHAVYAMRARTRIFGLIAAVVIWVAGFIVSVSELIFLKQQSVTNSDGNLSTFCFPDYPKPTYDSSNTHFWKIFNLLKMNVLGLLIPIFILCFCYSQIIFKLLSIRSTKKQAIRLILFVVAAFFYCWVPYNIASFVKAMELLYNNTNCESSKRLTLALQVTEANSYFHSCLNPFLYVFVGEKFRMHLLRLINRAPCRLCQVIKVFLPQDRVSGSVYSQTTSLDERRTAV